Within Planococcus citri chromosome 2, ihPlaCitr1.1, whole genome shotgun sequence, the genomic segment TTCAAGAGATCAACATTACGAAACTTGGTAAGATTAACGCGTGCCGTGCCGGTCGTTTTCGTTAATCAATTCGCAATTCGTAggttatttcttgaaaattaatccATCTTTTtaacgtagcgcattcgacgacGAGCGCGTCGTCGTCTAAAAAAGACAGCGATACGCAGCCGCTGAAAAGCGCCACCCTGACAGACTTGGACGAAGAAGCGGATAAAGGTGAAGACAGTCAAGCAGCCAAATTTCCCGTTGACCCGAATAATCAGGTatggctggctggctggctggctggctcGCTCGCTCtctatctttctctctctttcgaGTGAGAAtcctttttgttttgttttttttttttcatttttgtcattttgcgCGACAGGACGCGTCTGTCAAGGATGAAGGCCAGGAGGACAACGTCACCGAACAAACTCACCACATTATTATACCTAGCTACGCGGCCTGGTTCGATTATAATTCCATTCATATGATCGAAAAACGGGCGTTGCCTGAATTTTTCAAcggtaaaaataaatcaaagacGCCGGAAATTTATTTGGCGTATCGTAACTTCATGATAGACACGTATCGTTTGAATCCGACCGAATATTTGACGAGCACCGCGTCCAGGCGAAATTTGGCGGGAGACGTATGCGCCATTATGAGAGTACACGCTTTCTTGGAGCAGTGGGGTTTAATCAATTATCAGGTTTGTGCCGTGCCGCGTCGCGCCGCGCCACGCAATTTTCACCCTctttgtacctacttgtacgTCGTATGTACGTTGCGCTAATTGTTGCGTACGCGCGTTCTTGTTTTTAATGTGTGCGAAACAGGTGGATGCGGATAGTCGACCGACGCCGATGGGCCCTCCTCCTACGTCGCATTTCCACGTGCTGTCCGATACTCCGTCCGGCCTGCAACCCATCAATCCACCCAAAACGCCTCAACCCTCCGCCGCCAAAACCCTGCTCGATTTGGAGAAACGTAACGATTCGCTGACCGCAGTCAAGAAAACTGAACCTCTAGACAGCAATGCAAACTTCGGATTGAGATTAGATCAGTACGTTTTCGAGACTTTAGTTCCAACGCgccattttttgtttcagtttggATCGGCATCGGGATTAAGATTGCGGGGTGGGAGAAGGAAAACAAATAAAACGCTAGATACTTCATTCGTTGTCGTATCTCGTTGATCGAAACCCTTTTCAATAGGTATCGCTCGAGAAATGAAGCTCGAAATTTGTCGAAAATCTCTCGTTATTCTCGCAGTTCGTACTTGGGGTGATTTTATCAAACGTGACGAACTCGCCATTAGTCGCAATCGGTGCGACTGCAGAAATTCGTGTCCCGTTGCGGTTGCTACGAGTATAGGTAGATTTTAATCGCTACACgcgttgaaatttgaatcgaTATTTTGCAGGTACGGCAAACGCGCTggtctattgaaaaataaaactgccGCCGGCTTGACCAGAGATTGGTCGGAACAAGAAACGTTGCTGCTGTTGGAAGCGTTAGAATTGTACAAAGACGACTGGAATAAAGTATGCGAACACGTCGGTACCCGCACGCAAGACGAATGTATTCTGCACTTTTTAAGACTACCCATCGAGGATCCGTACTTggaagattttgaaactggtaaGTGCTACGACTACAGATACAGATACAGATACAGATGGtcgattaaattaaattacgcGCGTAACACGTGTTCGATTGTAGGAGGAGCTCTCGGCCCGCTCGCCTATCAGCCTATTCCATTTAGCAAAGCGGGTAATCCCATCATGTCGACGGTTGCGTTTCTCGCATCTGTCGTCGATCCTAGAATCGCGTCGACCGCTGCCAAAGCTGCCATGGAAGCGTTTGCCGAAATTAAAGTGAGTGTTGGTTACGTTACGTAGTACGTAGctacgtactcgtacgagtGAAATACATATGTGTAACTATACCGGTCCGTTAATACGCGTTTGGTGCGTGTTTAGGATGAAGTTCCGGCTTCGTTGATGGATTCGCATATAAGAAACGTCGAAGCTTCCATCGTCGATGGCAAATTCGATCCAACCGCCGGTTTACTGCAGGTGCGTAGGCCTATGCGAAACGGTGTAAATTGCAAATCGCAAATCGTAAGCTCGACTGCTACGACTGATGAGcggtattttttgttttcagagcGGTATTGCCGGCACCGAAAAAGAAGACGACGGCTCGCCCGGCGGCGTTgataaatcgaaaaaagaacTCGGCTCGACTACCGAAACGGCGACCAAAGAGagtggtggcggcggcggcacTGGCACCGCTTCACCCGAGTCGGAGAAATCGGCCGCGGAATCGGCGAGCGTCGCTACCGAAGTCAAAGACGCGTCTGCGGAGAAGCCGATCGCAAACGACGACGATTCATCGTCCGCCTCTGGCGCAGACGCGCCCAAAAAGGAAACGACGTCCGAACGCGCAGCCGACGAAGCTACCGATTCCAAAGAAGACAACGAACGTAGCAAATTAATCAAAGACGCGCAACTGCAGTCGGCTGCGGCTGCCGCGCTAGCTGCGGCCGCTGTGAAAGCCAAACATTTGGCGGCCGTCGAAGAGCGTAAAATCAAGTCGCTAGTCGCCTTGCTCGTCGAAACCCAAATGAAGAAATTAGAAATCAAGTTACGTCACTTTGAAGAATTAGAAACCACCATGGAAAAAGAACGCGAAGGATTGGAGTATCAGCGTCAGCAGCTAATTACCGAACGTCAGCAATTCCATTTAGAACAAATTAAAGCGGCAGAATTTCGCGCTCGTCAGCAAGCGCAGCAACGTAATGCTGccgaacaacaacaacaacagcagcagcaacagcaacaacaacaacaacaacagcagcagcagcagcaacaacaacaacaacaacagcagcagcagtcGTAGACTATTAcggatgaattttgatttcgttCTCGCGTAATttctttcgttttcgtttttgtttctATCGCTTCGGGtgcgctattttttttttttttaaattgtcgatttcgACACGCGCCCTTGTACAAATGATTACTAAgctgtagaatttttcaaataccaaaaACAGCCAATCATCGTCGTAAGAATTGTATCGTTTGTACGCGCGGGCACATCGAATTTGAGACGTACGTGCTTGCTGTTGGATTAGatgattgttttttgttttttactttttttaaattatatttatcGCGTATGTAAGTACTAAGTATTTCGTAATTTGTCGTAGTGTTGGGCAAACGatacgatatttttgaaatatcgcAGATGTcgatatttcgaaaaatatagACCATACGGCGAAAGAGTATTTTCGGTATTGAAAATTCATcggaatttcatgaaaaatgcgagaaaagaagcaaaatttcatcaatttctagtCCGAAATATCTCGAAATAGGCGCAAccgaaaattgttttcaataattctaCGCTGCGCGTGTTATGCGTAAGTATTCGTACTTTACGTATTTTTGATTTCCTTTATTCAAACATCGAATTTAGTGACGAAGAAAGGTCATAGACGTGCGTTTTGCTGCATTtttaatctcaaaaaattggtCTAGAAAATATCGAtatcgaatttttgagaaaattgcccaGCACTGATTTGTCGAGTTGGCTTTTGAAGCGTCGAATTGGTTTTCGTTGGTttaatatgtacgtatgtatattgtatatatatgtatttatatatttatttatttttaagcgCGCATCGCGCATATTAttcgagtacgagtacgaatacGAGTAACCGCGTAATCGTGTAATATCAATTCGACCGTTGGTAGTTAGCATTcgcttttttattaaaatacgagtacgaagaAAATACCATGTACCCATCGAGTCGATGAGATGCGTTGAAATGTTCGCCTTGTCGCCACAAGTTGCTGAAGGTGACAGTAAAATTAAGCTAGTATATGTAGTACCTTACCTTGTATTCATTTATATTTGTATAATGGCGTTCGTGTTTCTTCGGACAAAGACGTGCCGAACGTAATAAAATTGTGCAAGTAGTCGACTTTTTGCAAACATTCGGCGCGTGCGATGTCAAACCGTCGCGTCGGGTTGGCGTTTTCTGGCGATTGTTTCGGGTCCACTTGAAAAATGCGTTACTCGTTGTAATCACCCATACGCGTCAACTTTCTCGGTGATGACCACCGAAATCGGATTTGTCCGACTTACGtttgcatttttcttttttttcttcgacgaTTCTACGTCACTAATCTATACTCGGACGTTGACGATGTTTCTAAATAATGAATAGAAGTAACGTTTCATCTTTAATATTCTGCTTGTTTTGTACATTAACGAGTTTATAAAATGTGTAAATGCGGCAACGAAAAATAGCGAGTTGGCGAGTCGAttgcaaaacagaaaaatggtCGAATTGCTTCCCAATTTCCCACCTCGTTTTCATCgatgtacgaattgattcgcgtTTTGTTTCTACTccgtacgtatgtatgtatgtaatagGAATTGAATTTGCAACGGTAATCAATGTGCCAAAATTTCACACGAGAGTCCGATTTTAGCCCATTTTAGCTCTCGAATGGCACTCGACAGAAGAAATCGAGGAGTTTGCGTGTACATAGTGGCCGGAAATGGGATCAATTTACACACAggcaacaacaacaaaacattCAATTCGTATACTGGAAAAAAGACGTGGGAATCGATTCGGCTACtcccaacttgaaaaaagtaactAGGCAATCAACTCGTCTACAGCATTCGAAATTTTAGGTCGTATTTCGTTGTGTCGTAAGAAGGCTGGTATGTAGTCTCACTGTAGAACAAATTTGGCATACAGCTGTTGAGCTAATGCGGTTGTAACAACGAACCGTTGACCCGTTAAGGCTAGTCAAAGGCAACAGAGATGTCGATTGATCGTCATCAGTTTGAAATACGTacatttacaatttacatactcgtatgtaaaaCGAATAACAACATGGcgtatacatattacatatatgCTGGTTAGTACTCGATCGAACAGTTTTCAACTTTAGTATTAAAAGAACGACAGTACAACACAAGCGTAAACAAAACACAACACGAAATCATTTTAATGCGTAGGAAGGAAGAGCCAAGAggtaataataattatcaaaatacgTATGTACAGGTACCATCAACTATAGCTAACTACGCTTTTCATCGTCACGCGTTGCACATCATTTTGCGATACTGCTCCAATTTCTTGAATTTCGTTATCTTCGACCTGATTTGCTTCCACGTTTCTTGGTAAATATTTTTAGGATCTTTCGTCATTTCCTACAACAACGCGAAAGATCATTATTATCGTGCTCCAGATTCATTATCCACAATCCGCATAAAAGTAAGAATGGACAATACGAAACCGAGGTAAGAGAATAAtgcgagtaggtaggtactaggtactcgtTACTTAAATTCGCAAATTCCTTCGTGtaatattttgggaaaaaatacgaAAGTGTACGAATTTCGTTCAATCTAAATGGAAAACTTTTCTAGTACCGAAAAAAGTCAGGTTATATGTACGTTGGCGGTTCGTTCACAGTCACACCAAGTAAAAAAGTCGAACCAATCGTCACTCTACTCCATTCGTAACGACGTAAAACCGTAGATAAAATAAGTCAGACTGGGCGACGTACTTGGCAGGATCGTGACAAGGCGAACGAGTGATTACAAGCTGATCACGGTGAAATTTGACGTTAACACGTCTCGCCTCTCGCGtattctacaattttttcaattcgacacAAGAGAAAACAACTCACCTTATAGTTGTCGCCGTACTTGGATATGAGATACGAGAAATAAATCGCTTGCGCCTTGGGaaatttaaaatcgactttacgcgGTGTTTTCGCTTGCTTTTCCAATACAGCGGCTGTGTTGGCTTTTTGCGCGTCGGCTTCACTTTTCTGAAAGAAAAACAACGTCACTTCGGGTAGAGTACGACGCTCGGGATTAACAACGTTAAATCTAGCGCAGGTAACGGTAACGTTACAATCGCAGCGCAGCGCAGCGACGCGACGCCTCGTAATGTCTACCTGTCGTGCAGATTTTGAAGAACGTCGGACTGAGACATTCGAGTCGTAGGACAATCCCATTTCAGCGAGATTCTTTTTGGCCGACTTGCGGTCATCCCATACTTCTGCTAATTGAGGTCTGTAGAACATGAAAAACGACGGTCGTATCAAAATGATGATGATCACCGATGATCTACTCGTCTCGCACAATGCGACCATTTGTCGATCGTTCGAAGCTATAAAATTACGATacaatacatactcgtactagaGTACTAGGTAATACGTATTAACTCACAGTTTAATTTTAGAAAGCGCAGAATGCTGCTTTCGCGTTTTCTTCTTATTCGTGTGTTttatagtttttcttttctgatgtcttttcACGGTGAGCGGCATATCTACTATACGATGAAAACCGTTTCCTCGAACAACGTACGAATTCCGTTCAAAACAACCGAGTTGATCGTTCGCCTACAGTCCAAATTAATCGCCGAGTAAAAGTAATCGAATTATAACCTATTCCGAATAGGACAATCGTTGACGATCTTCACaaacttttaaattaaatttaaatcaatcAATCGAAAAGCACATGCTCGCAAAGTTCCGTACTATTATCAAtcacattatcaaaaaaaataattattttttgtcaacaacaACCGCACTTAACCGCACCACTctgtttcgttttcgtttataaATCTTTTTGGTTCTGGTTTCTGATACGATACGATATACCCTTTGACTATATAATATACTGGACTGCTAGCACCTACCTAAATTACACGTGAATTTGATAACGTCGCGTTGCCAACATGTATAACGTTATTCCGGTTTATAAGGCTCTGTTCGCACCCTCTCTTACCGCACTTCAGTGGAATCACCCAAGTGAGCGTAAACAACTAGGGCGAATTCCACTGAAGTGCGGTGAGAGAGGATGCGAACAGAGCCTTATAGAACACTAATCGTTAGCCGccgcaaaattggattttactcTGACCAATGAAAACGACGTGTTTTATGTTTCCATAACCTCCCACTGAAATTGTGATAACACTGTTGTGAGTGTTGCgtgttatttttgtaaatttcaatcttcaattttagaattgtgaaaaaataaaaaaggagagTGAAATAAACGTTCATAAGCCATAACCGATTCACGAACTTCTTTGATGAATAAGTATATTTAGTTATCTCAGTTATCTGGAATTTTACTCAACATTTTCTGAGTTGATTTTCCACAGTAGACTGATTTCCAGGTCTAGAAAGGAGAATACGTACCTATtattaattagaaattttgagaactgaaaAACTACTTGTAACTTGTACTACCTACTTTAGAATTAGATgacgagaaaaaacaaaataagtaatGAGAAGGAAATATAATAAGAGAGTGAgaatacaaatcattttttaccaTATTAAGCCCTTCggcattttgaaaagtcaattcaTTCTAATCTAATCGATTTCTAGATCAGAGTGATCATTCATATTTGTAAAATGTACGTATgtagatcaaaatttattcttttcagACTGAAGAATtatctggaaatttttgaaatgagttgTAATATCGCGAGCAAGCTTTGCTAGTTGCTACAgttatcaaattatcaattatttatttataataaatgaaatgacatgattgcataggtaggtaggtactgcatagaaaaattactcattagtcatttgtaatgaataataattgaaacaataaattaatatcaCGCGAAATAGCGAAATTAGGCAGTTTGAatctatttttaataaaaattgtaagtatgCTAATATACTGACTATATCCTTTTGTGTGTGGGGAATGCGTTTTCATTGGTCGGAGTAAAATCCAGTTTTGCGGCGGCTAACGATTAGTTTATAGAACGGACATGTTGGACCCGTCACGTTCATCACTGCTAGCAGTCCAGTATTATATAGTCAAAGGATATACCGGATATACGATTACGATGCGCATGCGCGCAACGAAAACTACGAATCACGAGTCACGAGGTCACGGTCACGTCAGGTGACATTTTCACGAAGTGAGTTACGATCGGTTACGTTACGATCGTTACGGCCACGCTGTGCAAGGCTAGGCTACACATCCATCCATGTTTCTGTGCACGCATCCGTACCAACACTGGTCGCCGGTCTCCAAGCAAAATAGGGAACTGTAAcccaggtatgtcagacggccattttgttcctggtttgacaaacttagcattgcagtatatgggaattcggcaaactttaaccgcgtatatcttcaaaaccgtgcacttttacaactttttcataataacatctttgaaagagaattgaacgagctttccaatggtatgctacatgtatcaattgaaatacatttatttgttttgaatttcagtcatttttcagcacttcatttttgggttaaaaatagtttgaaattgtgtgaaattcacagcatgtgctctaattcaatgattactttcattctatgccagaaattccgtcataaaaaccttgaatcgaaaaattacaattttttttcgtaaggaaCAAAATGGGAGTTTGACATACCCGGGTTACAGTACCTTAAGCAAAATTGAGAGTGCATGAGTGCATGGGTATTATCATTTATCAACAAATTATCAtcatcaaatttaaaatcaaaacgaaaacgaaatttcaattttcaattccggCTTCTTCAGCAATCGTGTATGATTGTACTTGCTAGTGACCGGCGCTGGCCCGTTTCTCCGCTTCGGTACGATTACGAATAGTTTTATTACTCGGTCATTTCGGCGTTGCTGaacgtgaaatttcaaatttgaattggGAAACTCGCTTTGCGGTCCTGCTCGGTGTCAGTTTTGTCTTATCGAAATGGTCGTCAGCGTTTGCGGTACTTTTGTCtctcagaaaattcaaaaagtaagaTGGAAACCCGACAATTTGTGCGATACCGTGGTGAGCGGATCGTGGGACGACGACGTAAGTAAATTAAATGTTCTTTCCGAGAGTAGGTAGTTTTTCATCTCAAGACTCGAGAGTGCGCGAGCgaatcgcatcgcatcgcatctaCTTAATTATTCG encodes:
- the LOC135833821 gene encoding nucleolar protein 16 isoform X2, which encodes MVALCETSRSSVIIIILIRPSFFMFYRPQLAEVWDDRKSAKKNLAEMGLSYDSNVSVRRSSKSARQKSEADAQKANTAAVLEKQAKTPRKVDFKFPKAQAIYFSYLISKYGDNYKEMTKDPKNIYQETWKQIRSKITKFKKLEQYRKMMCNA
- the LOC135833821 gene encoding nucleolar protein 16 isoform X1 gives rise to the protein MPLTVKRHQKRKTIKHTNKKKTRKQHSALSKIKLPQLAEVWDDRKSAKKNLAEMGLSYDSNVSVRRSSKSARQKSEADAQKANTAAVLEKQAKTPRKVDFKFPKAQAIYFSYLISKYGDNYKEMTKDPKNIYQETWKQIRSKITKFKKLEQYRKMMCNA
- the mor gene encoding SWI/SNF complex subunit SMARCC2 isoform X2 → MLSLGPKKDGGPNVKFFESPETMALLEGVRTWLLKNCKKHVQADPPTSKGLSTLITQLIQFQEDNLGKNVSKPPPLTRLPMKCFIDFKPGGALCHILASVYKFKSEQGWRRFDFQSPSRMDRNIEMFMNVEKALIQNKCLVMPQVFIRADVEKSTKDKVKDIIKRHQGSITDTEDEATHIIYPVVDPSDEEYARAVFRNKERWTLLHWYYFPDSHDSWVNTEIPVDPPELPPSYNANSKWKVSASWALDLEQYNEWMSEEDYEVDDSGRKKVHKFRLSVDDLMAAMDPERTKKKQKRKRSPSPDLRKQLKRKSTRGPSTPSTPSMNIKKMKNDDDSGTDDLTKDMEEPIPEPNVQEINITKLAHSTTSASSSKKDSDTQPLKSATLTDLDEEADKGEDSQAAKFPVDPNNQDASVKDEGQEDNVTEQTHHIIIPSYAAWFDYNSIHMIEKRALPEFFNGKNKSKTPEIYLAYRNFMIDTYRLNPTEYLTSTASRRNLAGDVCAIMRVHAFLEQWGLINYQVDADSRPTPMGPPPTSHFHVLSDTPSGLQPINPPKTPQPSAAKTLLDLEKRNDSLTAVKKTEPLDSNANFGLRLDQYGKRAGLLKNKTAAGLTRDWSEQETLLLLEALELYKDDWNKVCEHVGTRTQDECILHFLRLPIEDPYLEDFETGGALGPLAYQPIPFSKAGNPIMSTVAFLASVVDPRIASTAAKAAMEAFAEIKDEVPASLMDSHIRNVEASIVDGKFDPTAGLLQSGIAGTEKEDDGSPGGVDKSKKELGSTTETATKESGGGGGTGTASPESEKSAAESASVATEVKDASAEKPIANDDDSSSASGADAPKKETTSERAADEATDSKEDNERSKLIKDAQLQSAAAAALAAAAVKAKHLAAVEERKIKSLVALLVETQMKKLEIKLRHFEELETTMEKEREGLEYQRQQLITERQQFHLEQIKAAEFRARQQAQQRNAAEQQQQQQQQQQQQQQQQQQQQQQQQQQQQQQS
- the mor gene encoding SWI/SNF complex subunit SMARCC2 isoform X3, which gives rise to MTSHMFVSDVDERTRGFPRFSLSSSDKCCFLQFYFYIVFVYGLCCTMKVKQTSFKNEMIASSALPSPSRMDRNIEMFMNVEKALIQNKCLVMPQVFIRADVEKSTKDKVKDIIKRHQGSITDTEDEATHIIYPVVDPSDEEYARAVFRNKERWTLLHWYYFPDSHDSWVNTEIPVDPPELPPSYNANSKWKVSASWALDLEQYNEWMSEEDYEVDDSGRKKVHKFRLSVDDLMAAMDPERTKKKQKRKRSPSPDLRKQLKRKSTRGPSTPSTPSMNIKKMKNDDDSGTDDLTKDMEEPIPEPNVQEINITKLAHSTTSASSSKKDSDTQPLKSATLTDLDEEADKGEDSQAAKFPVDPNNQDASVKDEGQEDNVTEQTHHIIIPSYAAWFDYNSIHMIEKRALPEFFNGKNKSKTPEIYLAYRNFMIDTYRLNPTEYLTSTASRRNLAGDVCAIMRVHAFLEQWGLINYQVDADSRPTPMGPPPTSHFHVLSDTPSGLQPINPPKTPQPSAAKTLLDLEKRNDSLTAVKKTEPLDSNANFGLRLDQYGKRAGLLKNKTAAGLTRDWSEQETLLLLEALELYKDDWNKVCEHVGTRTQDECILHFLRLPIEDPYLEDFETGGALGPLAYQPIPFSKAGNPIMSTVAFLASVVDPRIASTAAKAAMEAFAEIKDEVPASLMDSHIRNVEASIVDGKFDPTAGLLQSGIAGTEKEDDGSPGGVDKSKKELGSTTETATKESGGGGGTGTASPESEKSAAESASVATEVKDASAEKPIANDDDSSSASGADAPKKETTSERAADEATDSKEDNERSKLIKDAQLQSAAAAALAAAAVKAKHLAAVEERKIKSLVALLVETQMKKLEIKLRHFEELETTMEKEREGLEYQRQQLITERQQFHLEQIKAAEFRARQQAQQRNAAEQQQQQQQQQQQQQQQQQQQQQQQQQQQQQQS
- the mor gene encoding SWI/SNF complex subunit SMARCC2 isoform X1 yields the protein MLSLGPKKDGGPNVKFFESPETMALLEGVRTWLLKNCKKHVQADPPTSKGLSTLITQLIQFQEDNLGKNVSKPPPLTRLPMKCFIDFKPGGALCHILASVYKFKSEQGWRRFDFQVSKSPSRMDRNIEMFMNVEKALIQNKCLVMPQVFIRADVEKSTKDKVKDIIKRHQGSITDTEDEATHIIYPVVDPSDEEYARAVFRNKERWTLLHWYYFPDSHDSWVNTEIPVDPPELPPSYNANSKWKVSASWALDLEQYNEWMSEEDYEVDDSGRKKVHKFRLSVDDLMAAMDPERTKKKQKRKRSPSPDLRKQLKRKSTRGPSTPSTPSMNIKKMKNDDDSGTDDLTKDMEEPIPEPNVQEINITKLAHSTTSASSSKKDSDTQPLKSATLTDLDEEADKGEDSQAAKFPVDPNNQDASVKDEGQEDNVTEQTHHIIIPSYAAWFDYNSIHMIEKRALPEFFNGKNKSKTPEIYLAYRNFMIDTYRLNPTEYLTSTASRRNLAGDVCAIMRVHAFLEQWGLINYQVDADSRPTPMGPPPTSHFHVLSDTPSGLQPINPPKTPQPSAAKTLLDLEKRNDSLTAVKKTEPLDSNANFGLRLDQYGKRAGLLKNKTAAGLTRDWSEQETLLLLEALELYKDDWNKVCEHVGTRTQDECILHFLRLPIEDPYLEDFETGGALGPLAYQPIPFSKAGNPIMSTVAFLASVVDPRIASTAAKAAMEAFAEIKDEVPASLMDSHIRNVEASIVDGKFDPTAGLLQSGIAGTEKEDDGSPGGVDKSKKELGSTTETATKESGGGGGTGTASPESEKSAAESASVATEVKDASAEKPIANDDDSSSASGADAPKKETTSERAADEATDSKEDNERSKLIKDAQLQSAAAAALAAAAVKAKHLAAVEERKIKSLVALLVETQMKKLEIKLRHFEELETTMEKEREGLEYQRQQLITERQQFHLEQIKAAEFRARQQAQQRNAAEQQQQQQQQQQQQQQQQQQQQQQQQQQQQQQS